Proteins encoded together in one Bacteroides ovatus window:
- a CDS encoding ABC transporter ATP-binding protein — protein MIEIKGLYKSFDDKTVLSDINADFANGKTNLIIGQSGSGKTVLMKCIVGLLTPEKGEVLYDGRNLVLMGKKEKKMLRKEMGMIFQSAALFDSMTVFDNVMFPLNMFSNDILRDRIKRAMFCLDRVNLGEAKDKFPGEISGGMQKRVAIARAIALNPQYLFCDEPNSGLDPKTSLVIDDLIHDITQEYNMTTIINTHDMNSVLGIGEKVIYIYEGHKEWEGTKDDIFTSTNERLNNFIFASDLLRKVKDVEMQGMEG, from the coding sequence ATGATTGAGATTAAAGGACTTTATAAATCATTTGATGACAAGACAGTATTGAGTGATATCAATGCTGACTTTGCAAATGGAAAGACAAACTTGATTATCGGTCAGAGTGGTTCCGGTAAGACGGTGTTGATGAAATGTATTGTAGGATTGCTAACTCCGGAGAAAGGGGAAGTCTTGTATGACGGACGTAACCTTGTCCTGATGGGGAAAAAGGAGAAGAAGATGCTTCGCAAGGAAATGGGAATGATTTTCCAGAGTGCGGCTCTTTTTGACTCTATGACCGTATTTGATAATGTGATGTTTCCACTGAATATGTTTAGCAACGATATCTTGCGTGACCGGATCAAACGGGCGATGTTCTGTCTGGATCGTGTGAATCTGGGGGAAGCGAAAGATAAGTTTCCGGGAGAAATCAGTGGTGGTATGCAGAAGCGTGTGGCTATTGCGCGTGCGATTGCCTTGAATCCGCAATATCTGTTTTGCGATGAGCCGAACTCGGGGCTGGACCCGAAAACGTCATTGGTGATTGATGATCTGATCCACGATATTACGCAGGAATATAACATGACGACCATTATCAATACGCATGATATGAACTCTGTATTGGGAATTGGTGAGAAGGTGATTTATATTTATGAGGGACATAAAGAGTGGGAAGGTACGAAAGATGATATCTTTACTTCTACCAATGAGCGACTGAATAACTTTATCTTTGCTTCAGACTTGCTCCGTAAGGTGAAGGACGTCGAAATGCAAGGAATGGAAGGGTAA
- the lptB gene encoding LPS export ABC transporter ATP-binding protein — MEESKMVLRTEDLVKKYGKRTVVSHVSINVKQGEIVGLLGPNGAGKTTSFYMTVGLITPNEGRIFLDDLEITKYPVYKRAQTGIGYLAQEASVFRQMSVEDNIASVLEMTNKPKEYQKEKLESLIAEFRLQKVRKNKGNQLSGGERRRTEIARCLAIDPKFIMLDEPFAGVDPIAVEDIQQIVWKLKDKNIGILITDHNVQETLSITDRAYLLFEGKILFQGTPEELSENQIVREKYLSNSFVLRRKDFQLEK; from the coding sequence ATGGAAGAAAGCAAGATGGTGCTCCGCACGGAAGACCTGGTTAAGAAGTACGGTAAACGAACCGTTGTAAGCCACGTTTCCATCAATGTGAAGCAAGGTGAGATTGTAGGTTTGCTGGGACCGAACGGTGCCGGTAAGACGACTTCATTCTATATGACTGTAGGGCTGATTACTCCTAATGAAGGACGTATTTTCCTCGATGACCTGGAGATTACCAAATATCCGGTTTACAAACGCGCACAAACGGGAATCGGCTACCTTGCACAGGAAGCTTCCGTTTTCCGCCAGATGAGCGTGGAAGATAATATCGCCTCTGTACTGGAAATGACCAACAAGCCCAAAGAATATCAAAAAGAGAAACTCGAAAGCCTGATTGCAGAGTTCCGTCTGCAAAAGGTACGCAAAAATAAAGGTAACCAGTTGTCGGGAGGTGAGCGCCGCCGTACAGAGATTGCCCGTTGTCTTGCCATCGACCCCAAATTCATCATGCTTGACGAACCTTTTGCCGGTGTCGACCCGATTGCCGTAGAAGATATCCAGCAAATTGTATGGAAACTGAAAGACAAGAATATCGGAATCCTGATTACCGACCACAACGTACAAGAAACGCTTAGTATCACAGACCGCGCCTATCTGCTGTTCGAAGGAAAGATCCTTTTCCAGGGAACACCGGAAGAATTATCGGAAAATCAGATTGTACGTGAAAAATACTTGAGTAACAGCTTCGTGTTACGCCGAAAAGATTTCCAGTTGGAAAAATAA
- a CDS encoding transposase, producing the protein MVKIQKISEIEPRLGFTEFDMLKKYRQSFATSELGRLHSLFPFSELARQMHLKSSPLGRKSYFSPEGKIALMVLKSYTNFSDAQLIEHLNGNIHYQLFCGVQIDPLHPLTNPKIVSAIRQELADRLDIESLQLILADHWKPYLENLHVCMTDATCYESHLRFPTDTKLLWEGIVWLHRHLCKHCQTLHIQRPRNKYLDVRRAYLAYSKLRKRKKSQTRMITRRLLQLLEKLLDQLEQLHSSYRNRLTLSSDYQRRFSVIQTVLEQGKNLFAGKKVSNRIVSIDRHYLRPIIRGKETKSVEFGAKVNNIQIDGISFIEHISFKAFNEGVRLKDCIHLQQQLTGVRVKALAADSIYANNANRKFCTKYHISTSFKRKGRAAKDEPLRKILRSELSRERATRLEGNFGTQKQHYSLARIKARNRKTEVLWIFFGIHTANAVCMIEKVEKKKRKAA; encoded by the coding sequence ATGGTAAAGATACAAAAAATCTCAGAAATCGAACCTCGTTTAGGTTTTACTGAGTTCGATATGCTAAAAAAATATCGTCAAAGTTTTGCAACGAGTGAATTAGGTCGACTCCATTCTCTGTTCCCTTTCTCGGAACTGGCCCGACAAATGCATTTGAAGTCCTCTCCTTTGGGTCGTAAAAGTTATTTTTCTCCCGAAGGTAAAATAGCCTTGATGGTCTTGAAGTCCTATACCAACTTTTCCGATGCACAACTGATTGAGCATTTAAACGGTAATATTCATTACCAGTTATTTTGTGGTGTTCAGATTGATCCGCTTCATCCACTGACCAATCCTAAAATCGTCAGTGCAATTCGTCAGGAACTAGCGGATCGCCTTGATATTGAGTCCCTCCAGCTCATTCTTGCCGATCATTGGAAACCTTATCTTGAGAACCTTCATGTCTGTATGACCGATGCCACCTGTTATGAAAGTCATCTGCGTTTTCCTACTGATACCAAACTCTTATGGGAAGGTATTGTATGGCTTCATCGTCATCTGTGCAAACATTGCCAGACCTTGCACATACAACGTCCCCGTAACAAGTATCTTGATGTACGCCGTGCCTATCTTGCTTATAGCAAACTGCGTAAACGCAAGAAATCACAGACTCGTATGATTACACGAAGGTTACTTCAGTTATTGGAAAAGTTACTTGACCAGCTGGAGCAGCTTCATTCATCCTACAGGAACAGGCTTACACTATCCTCTGATTACCAAAGACGTTTCTCGGTCATACAGACAGTCCTTGAGCAAGGGAAAAATTTATTTGCAGGCAAAAAAGTGTCCAACCGTATCGTGAGTATCGACCGGCATTACCTTCGCCCCATTATCAGAGGCAAGGAAACCAAATCCGTTGAATTCGGAGCCAAAGTCAACAATATACAGATAGACGGAATCTCCTTTATAGAACATATCTCCTTTAAGGCTTTTAACGAAGGAGTACGTTTGAAAGACTGTATTCATCTGCAACAACAACTGACCGGGGTTAGGGTTAAGGCGCTTGCGGCGGATTCAATCTATGCCAATAATGCCAACCGGAAATTTTGTACAAAATATCATATAAGTACTTCCTTTAAGCGTAAGGGCAGAGCTGCCAAAGATGAGCCGCTTCGTAAGATCTTACGGTCGGAACTCAGCCGTGAAAGAGCTACCCGCCTGGAAGGAAATTTTGGAACGCAGAAACAACATTACTCATTGGCCAGGATAAAAGCTAGAAACAGGAAAACGGAAGTACTTTGGATTTTCTTTGGGATACATACAGCCAATGCGGTATGTATGATAGAAAAGGTCGAAAAGAAAAAAAGAAAGGCAGCATAA
- a CDS encoding MlaE family ABC transporter permease: MIKALRTVGRYFMLMGRTFSRPERMRMFFRQYLNELEQLGVNSIGIVLLISFFIGAVITIQIKLNIESPWMPRWTVGYVTREIMLLEFSSSIMCLILAGKVGSNIASELGTMRVTQQIDALEIMGINSANYLILPKITAMVTVIPILVTFSIFAGIIGAFCTCWFAGVMNAVDLEYGLQYMFNEWFIWAGIIKSLFFAFIIASVSAFFGYTVEGGSIAVGKASTDAVVSSSVLILFSDLILTKLLMG; this comes from the coding sequence ATGATAAAAGCATTGAGAACCGTCGGGAGATATTTCATGCTGATGGGTCGGACTTTTTCCCGCCCCGAACGTATGCGTATGTTCTTCCGGCAATACCTTAACGAGTTGGAGCAGCTAGGTGTGAACTCCATCGGTATTGTGCTGTTGATTTCGTTTTTCATCGGCGCAGTGATTACCATCCAGATTAAGTTGAATATCGAAAGTCCATGGATGCCCCGCTGGACAGTGGGATATGTGACACGTGAAATTATGTTGCTGGAATTTTCTTCTTCCATCATGTGTTTGATTCTTGCCGGAAAAGTCGGGTCGAATATCGCTTCGGAATTAGGAACGATGCGGGTGACGCAACAGATTGATGCGCTCGAAATTATGGGTATCAATTCGGCGAACTACCTGATTTTGCCTAAGATTACGGCGATGGTGACTGTTATTCCTATTCTAGTGACGTTTAGTATCTTTGCCGGAATCATCGGTGCCTTTTGCACGTGTTGGTTTGCCGGGGTTATGAATGCTGTCGATCTCGAATATGGTTTGCAGTATATGTTTAACGAATGGTTTATCTGGGCGGGTATCATCAAATCCCTCTTTTTTGCGTTTATAATTGCAAGTGTGTCCGCTTTCTTCGGATACACGGTAGAGGGAGGTTCGATTGCTGTAGGAAAGGCTTCTACGGATGCCGTAGTATCCAGCAGTGTATTAATTCTGTTTTCAGACTTGATATTAACTAAACTTTTGATGGGATGA
- a CDS encoding RNA recognition motif domain-containing protein, with the protein MNIYVGNLNYRVKEGDLQQVMEDYGAVSSVKVVMDRETGKSKGFAFIEMEDDAAAAKAIAELNGAEYMGRTMVVKEARPRA; encoded by the coding sequence ATGAACATTTATGTTGGAAACCTTAACTACCGTGTTAAGGAAGGAGATCTGCAACAAGTGATGGAAGATTACGGAGCAGTATCATCAGTTAAAGTTGTTATGGACCGTGAAACCGGTAAATCCAAAGGATTCGCTTTCATCGAAATGGAAGACGACGCTGCAGCTGCAAAAGCTATTGCTGAATTGAACGGAGCTGAATACATGGGCCGTACAATGGTAGTTAAAGAAGCTAGACCTAGAGCTTAA
- the tig gene encoding trigger factor, with protein MNVSLQNIDKVSAELTVKLEKADYQEKVDKELKSLRQKAQIPGFRKGMVPTSLIKKMYGKSVIAEVVNKALQEAVYNYIKENKVNMLGEPLPNEEKQQNIDFDTMEEFDFVFDIALAPEFKAEVSAKDKVDYYTIEVSDEMIDNQVKMYTQRTGKYDKVDAYEDNDMLKGLLAQLDEEGNTKEGGIQVEAAVLMPAYMKNDDQKAIFANAKVNDVLVFNPNVAYDGHAAELGSLLKIDKEIAKDVKSDFSFQVEEITRFVPGELTQEVFDQAFGEGVVKTEEEFRAKIKEEIAARFVADSDYKFLIDIRKVMMEKVGKLEFSDALLKRIMLLNNEEKGEEYVAENYDKSIEELTWHLIKEQLVEANDIKVEQEDVLKMARETTKAQFAQYGMLSIPDDVLDNYAQEMLKKKETINNLVSRVVEVKLAAALKAQVTLENKNVSIEEFNKMFE; from the coding sequence ATGAACGTTTCATTACAAAACATTGACAAAGTAAGCGCAGAGCTTACTGTAAAGCTTGAGAAAGCCGATTATCAGGAGAAAGTAGACAAAGAGTTGAAATCACTCCGTCAGAAGGCACAGATTCCGGGATTCCGTAAAGGTATGGTTCCGACAAGTCTTATTAAAAAGATGTATGGTAAGTCGGTAATTGCAGAGGTTGTGAATAAAGCACTGCAAGAAGCTGTTTACAATTATATTAAAGAAAATAAGGTGAATATGTTGGGCGAGCCGTTGCCTAACGAAGAAAAGCAACAGAATATTGATTTCGATACAATGGAAGAATTCGATTTCGTATTCGACATCGCTTTGGCACCTGAATTTAAAGCAGAAGTAAGTGCTAAAGATAAAGTAGATTATTATACTATCGAAGTTTCTGACGAAATGATCGACAACCAGGTGAAGATGTATACTCAACGCACTGGCAAGTATGATAAGGTAGACGCTTACGAAGATAATGATATGCTGAAAGGTCTGCTGGCACAGTTGGACGAAGAAGGCAACACAAAAGAAGGTGGTATCCAGGTAGAAGCTGCAGTATTGATGCCTGCTTACATGAAGAACGACGATCAGAAAGCTATTTTTGCTAATGCAAAAGTAAATGATGTATTGGTGTTCAATCCGAATGTGGCTTATGACGGACATGCTGCCGAACTGGGTTCTTTGTTGAAGATTGACAAGGAAATTGCAAAAGACGTGAAGTCTGATTTCAGCTTCCAGGTAGAAGAAATCACTCGTTTTGTTCCGGGTGAATTGACTCAGGAAGTATTCGACCAGGCATTCGGCGAAGGTGTTGTGAAGACTGAAGAAGAATTCCGCGCTAAGATTAAAGAAGAAATCGCAGCTAGATTTGTGGCTGACAGCGATTATAAATTCCTGATCGACATTCGCAAGGTGATGATGGAAAAAGTAGGTAAACTGGAATTCTCTGATGCCCTGCTGAAACGTATCATGTTGCTGAACAACGAAGAAAAGGGAGAAGAATATGTTGCTGAAAACTATGATAAGAGCATTGAAGAACTGACTTGGCACCTGATTAAGGAACAGTTGGTTGAAGCAAACGATATCAAAGTAGAACAGGAAGATGTTCTGAAGATGGCTAGAGAAACAACAAAGGCACAGTTTGCTCAATACGGTATGTTGTCTATTCCTGACGATGTGCTTGACAACTATGCACAGGAAATGTTGAAGAAGAAAGAAACTATCAATAATTTGGTAAGTCGTGTGGTAGAAGTGAAGCTTGCTGCTGCTCTGAAAGCACAGGTTACTTTGGAGAACAAGAACGTTTCGATCGAAGAATTCAATAAAATGTTTGAGTAA